From a single Sus scrofa isolate TJ Tabasco breed Duroc chromosome 13, Sscrofa11.1, whole genome shotgun sequence genomic region:
- the USP19 gene encoding ubiquitin carboxyl-terminal hydrolase 19 isoform X4 encodes MSGGASTTGPRRGPLGLEEATSKKKQKDRANQESKDGDPRRGGSASAPQEEHTKEELLLDWRQSSDEVIVKLRVGAGPLRLDEVDAAFTDTDCVVRLPGGRQWGGVFYAEIDGSCTKVQARKGGLLQLSLPKKVPMLMWPSLLKKPLGTQELVPGLRCQENGQEASPIASEPGPEPRRAKQEARNQKRAQGRSEAGTGAGPGAQAGPSAKRAVHLRRGPEGEGSRDGPGPRGDAPPFLAEPASTQAEAEEQLRVPPLNPQTCLLGSEEDLELLTGEKAVSARNDPVSPAMARSRDPEKGDRSKEEMAVAADAATLVDEPESMVNLAFVKNDSYEKGPDSVVVHVYVKEIRRDTSRVLFREQDFTLIFQTRDGNFLRLHPGCGPHTTFRWQVKLRNLIEPEQCTFCFTASRIDICLHKRQSQRWGGLEAPAARGAVGGAKVAVPTGPTPLDSTPPGSAPHPLTGQEEARGVEKEKPKARSEDTGLDGVAARTPMEHVTPKPEPHLASPKPTCMVPPMPHSPVSGDSVEEEEEEEKKVCLPGFTGLVNLGNTCFMNSVIQSLSNTRELRDFFHDRSFEAEINYNNPLGTGGRLAIGFAVLLRALWKGTHHAFQPSKLKAIVASKASQFTGYAQHDAQEFMAFLLDGLHEDLNRIQNKPYTETVDSDGRPDEVVAEEAWQRHKMRNDSFIVDLFQGQYKSKLVCPVCAKVSITFDPFLYLPVPLPQKQKVLPVFYFAREPHSKPIKFLVSISKENSSASEVLDSLSQSVHVKPENLRLAEVIKNRFHRVFLPSHSLDTVSPSDTLLCFELLSPELAKERVVVLEVQQRPQVPSIPISKCAACQRKQQSEDEKLKRCTRCYRVGYCNQLCQKTHWPDHKGLCRPENIGYPFLVSVPASRLTYARLAQLLEGYARYSVSVFQPPFQPGRMALESQGPGCTTMLSTSSLEAGDSERDPVQPPELQLVTPVAEGDTGVPRAWASPDRGPAPSTSGVSSEMLASVSAEVGSLPAGERVSRPEAAVPGYQHPSEAMNAHTPQFFIYKIDASNREQRLEDKGDNPLELGEDCSLALVWRNNERLQEFVLVASKELECAEDPGSAGEAARAGHFTLDQCLNLFTRPEVLAPEEAWYCPQCKQHREASKQLLLWRLPNVLIVQLKRFSFRSFIWRDKINDLVEFPVRNLDLSKFCIGQKEEQLPSYDLYAVINHYGGMIGGHYTACARLPNDRSSQRSDVGWRLFDDSTVTTVDESQVVTRYAYVLFYRRRNSPVERPPRAGHSEHHPDLGPAAESAASQASRIWQELEAEEEPVPEGPAPLGPWGPQEWVGPPPRGPTTPDEGCLRYFVLGTVAALVALVLNVFYPLVSQSPWR; translated from the exons ATGTCTGGAGGGGCCAGCACCACAGGCCCAAGGAGAGGGCCCCTGGGACTGGAAGAGGCCACCAGTAAGAAGAAGCAGAAGGATCGAGCAAACCAGGAGAGCAAGGATGGAGATCCCAGGAGAGGTG GGTCAGCATCCGCTCCTCAGGAGGAGCATACCAAAGAGG AGTTGTTGCTGGATTGGAGGCAGAGTTCTGATGAGGTGATTGTCAAGTTGCGTGTGGGAGCTGGTCCCCTGAGGCTGGATGAAGTAGATGCTGCTTTCACGGACACAGACTGTGTGGTGCGGCTTCCAG GTGGTCGGCAGTGGGGTGGTGTTTTCTATGCTGAGATAGATGGTTCCTGTACCAAAGTGCAGGCTCGCAAAGGTGGCCTCCTGCAGCTCTCACTGCCCAAGAAGGTGCCTATGCTCATGTGGCCCTCTCTCCTG AAGAAACCTCTAGGGACCCAGGAGTTGGTGCCAGGGCTGCGGTGCCAGGAGAATGGGCAGGAAGCATCTCCCATTGCCTCGGAGCCAGGCCCTGAGCCCCGCCGGGCTAAGCAGGAGGCCCGGAACCAGAAACGGGCCCAGGGCCGTAGTGAGGCAGGCACAGGGGCTGGCCCTGGGGCCCAGGCAGGCCCCAGCGCCAAGAGAGCTGTGCATCTCCGCAGAGGGCCAGAAGGGGAAGGGTCCAGAGATGGCCCTGGACCCCGGGGTGATGCCCCCCCTTTCCTGGCTGAGCCAGCATCCACCCAG GCTGAGGCTGAGGAACAGCTCCGTGTACCACCACTGAACCCCCAGACCTGCCTCCTGGGCTCAGAGGAGGATCTAGAACTTTTGACAGGAGAGAAGGCAGTGTCCGCCAGGAATGATCCAGTGTCCCCAGCCATGGCCCGGAGCAGAGACCCCGAGAAAGGTGACCGTTCCAAAGAGGAGATGGCAGTGGCAGCAGATGCTGCAACCTTGGTGGATG AGCCTGAGTCCATGGTGAACCTGGCATTTGTCAAGAATGACTCCTATGAGAAGGGGCCGGACTCAGTGGTGGTGCACGTGTACGTGAAGGAAATCCGCAGGGACACCTCTCGAGTGCTTTTCCGCGAGCAGGACTTCACGCTTATCTTCCAGACCAG GGATGGAAACTTCCTGAGACTGCACCCGGGCTGCGGGCCCCACACCACCTTCCGTTGGCAGGTGAAGCTCAG GAACCTGATCGAGCCAGAGCAATGCACCTTCTGCTTCACGGCCTCTCGCATTGACATCTGCCTCCATAAGCGGCAGAGTCAGCGCTGGGGGGGCTTGGAGGCCCCAGCTGCACGAG GTGCAGTGGGTGGTGCAAAGGTTGCCGTGCCGACAGGTCCAACCCCTCTGGATTCAACCCCCCCGGgaagtgccccccaccccttgaCAGGCCAGGAAGAGGCCCGGGGTGTGGAGAAGGAGAAGCCCAAGGCTCGATCTGAGGACACAGGCTTAGATGGTGTGGCAGCCCGCACCCCCATGGAGCATGTAACCCCAAAGCCAGAGCCACACCTAGCATCG CCCAAGCCCACGTGTATGGTGCCTCCAATGCCCCATAGCCCAGTGAGTGGAGATAgtgtggaggaagaggaggaggaagagaagaaggtgTGTCTGCCAGGCTTCACTGGCCTTGTCAATCTAGGCAACACCTGCTTCATGAACAGCGTCATTCAGTCTCTGTCCAATACTCGGGAACTGCGGGACTTCTTCCATG ACCGCTCCTTTGAGGCCGAGATCAACTATAACAACCCGCTGGGGACTGGTGGGCGTCTGGCCATCGGTTTTGCTGTGCTGCTCCGGGCACTGTGGAAGGGAACCCACCATGCCTTCCAGCCCTCCAAGTTGAAG GCCATTGTGGCGAGCAAAGCCAGCCAGTTCACAGGCTATGCACAGCATGATGCCCAGGAGTTCATGGCTTTCCTGCTGGATGGGCTGCACGAGGACTTGAACCGAATTCAGAATAAGCCCTACACAGAGACTGTGGACTCAGACGGGCGCCCTGATGAG GTGGTAGCTGAGGAAGCCTGGCAGCGGCACAAGATGAGGAATGATTCTTTCATCGTGGACCTATTTCAGGGCCAATACAAGTCGAAGCTGGTGTGCCCTGTGTGTGCGAAG GTCTCCATCACTTTTGACCCATTCCTGTACCTGCCGGTGCCCTTGCCGCAGAAGCAGAAGGTTCTCCCTGTCTTCTATTTTGCGCGGGAGCCCCATAGCAAGCCCATCAAG TTTCTGGTgagcatcagcaaggagaactcCAGTGCGAGTGAAGTGTTGGACTCCCTCTCTCAGAGTGTCCACGTGAAGCCTGAGAACCTGCGTCTGGCTGAG GTTATTAAGAATCGCTTCCACCGTGTGTTCTTGCCCTCCCACTCCCTGGACACTGTGTCCCCTTCTGACACGCTCCTCTGCTTTGAGCTGCTGTCCCCAGAGTTGGCTAAGGAGCGGGTAGTGGTGCTTGAAGTGCAACAG CGCCCCCAGGTGCCCAGCATCCCTATCTCCAAGTGTGCAGCCTGCCAGCGGAAGCAGCAGTCAGAGGATGAGAAGCTGAAGCGCTGTACCCGGTGCTACCGTGTGGGCTACTGCAACCA gcTCTGTCAGAAAACCCACTGGCCTGATCACAAGGGCCTCTGCCGCCCTGAGAACATTGGCTACCCCTTCCTGGTCAGTGTACCTGCCTCACGGCTCACTTATGCCCGTCTTGCTCAGCTGCTAGAGGGCTATGCCCG GTACTCTGTGAGTGTGTTCCAGCCACCCTTCCAGCCTGGCCGCATGGCCTTGGAGTCCCAGGGCCCTGGCTGCACCACAATGCTGTCCACTAGCTCCCTGGAGGCTGGGGACAGTGAGAGGGACCCTGTTCAGCCTCCTGAACTTCAGTTGGTGACCCCTGTGGCTGAAGGGGATACAGGGGTCCCCCGGGCATGGGCATCCCCTGATCGGGGCCCTGCACCCAGTACCAGTGGAGTTTCTTCTGAGATGCTGGCCAGTGTGTCTGCTGAAGTTGGCTCCTTGCCTGCTGGTGAGAGGGTGTCCCGGCCTGAAG CTGCCGTGCCCGGATACCAACACCCAAGTGAAGCCATGAATGCCCACACACCCCagttctttatctataaaattgaCGCATCCAACCGAGAACAGCGGCTAGAGGACAAAG GCGATAACCCCCTAGAGCTGGGTGAGGATTGCAGTCTGGCTCTAGTCTGGCGGAACAACGAGCGCCTGCAGGAGTTCGTGTTGGTAGCCTCCAAGGAGCTGGAATGTGCTGAGGACCCAGGCTCTGCTGGTGAGGCTGCCCGTGCTGGCCACTTCACTCTGGACCAGTGCCTGAACCTCTTCACGCGGCCTGAGGTGCTGGCACCTGAGGAGGCTTG GTACTGCCCACAGTGCAAACAACACCGTGAGGCCTCTAAGCAGCTGTTGCTGTGGCGCCTGCCGAATGTGCTCATTGTCCAGCTCAAGCGCTTCTCCTTTCGCAGCTTCATCTGGCGTGACAAGATCAACGacttggtggagttccctgttcG GAATCTGGACCTGAGCAAGTTCTGCATCGGTCAGAaagaggaacagctgcccagctaCGACCTGTATGCTGTCATCAACCACTATGGAGGCATGATTGGTGGTCACTACACTGCTTGCGCGCGCCTGCCCAATGACCGCAGCAGCCAGCGCAGCGACGTGG GCTGGCGCTTGTTTGATGACAGCACGGTGACAACGGTAGACGAGAGCCAGGTCGTGACGCGTTATGCCTATGTACTCTTCTACCGCCGGCGGAACTCTCCTGTGGAGAGGCCCCCCCGGGCAGGTCACTCAGAGCACCACCCCGACCTAGGCCCTGCAGCTGAGTCTGCTGCCAGCCAG GCTTCCCGGATTTGGCAGGAGCTGGAGGCCGAGGAGGAGCCAGTACCTGAGGGGCCTGCGCCCCTGGGTCCCTGGGGGCCCCAAGAATGGGTGGGCCCTCCACCACGTGGCCCTACCACACCAGATGAGGGCTGCCTCCGGTACTTTGTTCTGGGCACTGTGGCAGCTTTGGTGGCCCTCGTGCTCAACGTGTTCTATCCTCTGGTATCCCAGAGTCCCTGGAGATGA
- the USP19 gene encoding ubiquitin carboxyl-terminal hydrolase 19 isoform X8 has protein sequence MSGGASTTGPRRGPLGLEEATSKKKQKDRANQESKDGDPRRGGSASAPQEEHTKEELLLDWRQSSDEVIVKLRVGAGPLRLDEVDAAFTDTDCVVRLPGGRQWGGVFYAEIDGSCTKVQARKGGLLQLSLPKKVPMLMWPSLLKKPLGTQELVPGLRCQENGQEASPIASEPGPEPRRAKQEARNQKRAQGRSEAGTGAGPGAQAGPSAKRAVHLRRGPEGEGSRDGPGPRGDAPPFLAEPASTQAEAEEQLRVPPLNPQTCLLGSEEDLELLTGEKAVSARNDPVSPAMARSRDPEKGDRSKEEMAVAADAATLVDEPESMVNLAFVKNDSYEKGPDSVVVHVYVKEIRRDTSRVLFREQDFTLIFQTRDGNFLRLHPGCGPHTTFRWQVKLRNLIEPEQCTFCFTASRIDICLHKRQSQRWGGLEAPAARVGGAKVAVPTGPTPLDSTPPGSAPHPLTGQEEARGVEKEKPKARSEDTGLDGVAARTPMEHVTPKPEPHLASPKPTCMVPPMPHSPVSGDSVEEEEEEEKKVCLPGFTGLVNLGNTCFMNSVIQSLSNTRELRDFFHDRSFEAEINYNNPLGTGGRLAIGFAVLLRALWKGTHHAFQPSKLKAIVASKASQFTGYAQHDAQEFMAFLLDGLHEDLNRIQNKPYTETVDSDGRPDEVVAEEAWQRHKMRNDSFIVDLFQGQYKSKLVCPVCAKVSITFDPFLYLPVPLPQKQKVLPVFYFAREPHSKPIKFLVSISKENSSASEVLDSLSQSVHVKPENLRLAEVIKNRFHRVFLPSHSLDTVSPSDTLLCFELLSPELAKERVVVLEVQQRPQVPSIPISKCAACQRKQQSEDEKLKRCTRCYRVGYCNQLCQKTHWPDHKGLCRPENIGYPFLVSVPASRLTYARLAQLLEGYARYSVSVFQPPFQPGRMALESQGPGCTTMLSTSSLEAGDSERDPVQPPELQLVTPVAEGDTGVPRAWASPDRGPAPSTSGVSSEMLASVSAEVGSLPAGERVSRPEAAVPGYQHPSEAMNAHTPQFFIYKIDASNREQRLEDKGDNPLELGEDCSLALVWRNNERLQEFVLVASKELECAEDPGSAGEAARAGHFTLDQCLNLFTRPEVLAPEEAWYCPQCKQHREASKQLLLWRLPNVLIVQLKRFSFRSFIWRDKINDLVEFPVRNLDLSKFCIGQKEEQLPSYDLYAVINHYGGMIGGHYTACARLPNDRSSQRSDVGWRLFDDSTVTTVDESQVVTRYAYVLFYRRRNSPVERPPRAGHSEHHPDLGPAAESAASQASRIWQELEAEEEPVPEGPAPLGPWGPQEWVGPPPRGPTTPDEGCLRYFVLGTVAALVALVLNVFYPLVSQSPWR, from the exons ATGTCTGGAGGGGCCAGCACCACAGGCCCAAGGAGAGGGCCCCTGGGACTGGAAGAGGCCACCAGTAAGAAGAAGCAGAAGGATCGAGCAAACCAGGAGAGCAAGGATGGAGATCCCAGGAGAGGTG GGTCAGCATCCGCTCCTCAGGAGGAGCATACCAAAGAGG AGTTGTTGCTGGATTGGAGGCAGAGTTCTGATGAGGTGATTGTCAAGTTGCGTGTGGGAGCTGGTCCCCTGAGGCTGGATGAAGTAGATGCTGCTTTCACGGACACAGACTGTGTGGTGCGGCTTCCAG GTGGTCGGCAGTGGGGTGGTGTTTTCTATGCTGAGATAGATGGTTCCTGTACCAAAGTGCAGGCTCGCAAAGGTGGCCTCCTGCAGCTCTCACTGCCCAAGAAGGTGCCTATGCTCATGTGGCCCTCTCTCCTG AAGAAACCTCTAGGGACCCAGGAGTTGGTGCCAGGGCTGCGGTGCCAGGAGAATGGGCAGGAAGCATCTCCCATTGCCTCGGAGCCAGGCCCTGAGCCCCGCCGGGCTAAGCAGGAGGCCCGGAACCAGAAACGGGCCCAGGGCCGTAGTGAGGCAGGCACAGGGGCTGGCCCTGGGGCCCAGGCAGGCCCCAGCGCCAAGAGAGCTGTGCATCTCCGCAGAGGGCCAGAAGGGGAAGGGTCCAGAGATGGCCCTGGACCCCGGGGTGATGCCCCCCCTTTCCTGGCTGAGCCAGCATCCACCCAG GCTGAGGCTGAGGAACAGCTCCGTGTACCACCACTGAACCCCCAGACCTGCCTCCTGGGCTCAGAGGAGGATCTAGAACTTTTGACAGGAGAGAAGGCAGTGTCCGCCAGGAATGATCCAGTGTCCCCAGCCATGGCCCGGAGCAGAGACCCCGAGAAAGGTGACCGTTCCAAAGAGGAGATGGCAGTGGCAGCAGATGCTGCAACCTTGGTGGATG AGCCTGAGTCCATGGTGAACCTGGCATTTGTCAAGAATGACTCCTATGAGAAGGGGCCGGACTCAGTGGTGGTGCACGTGTACGTGAAGGAAATCCGCAGGGACACCTCTCGAGTGCTTTTCCGCGAGCAGGACTTCACGCTTATCTTCCAGACCAG GGATGGAAACTTCCTGAGACTGCACCCGGGCTGCGGGCCCCACACCACCTTCCGTTGGCAGGTGAAGCTCAG GAACCTGATCGAGCCAGAGCAATGCACCTTCTGCTTCACGGCCTCTCGCATTGACATCTGCCTCCATAAGCGGCAGAGTCAGCGCTGGGGGGGCTTGGAGGCCCCAGCTGCACGAG TGGGTGGTGCAAAGGTTGCCGTGCCGACAGGTCCAACCCCTCTGGATTCAACCCCCCCGGgaagtgccccccaccccttgaCAGGCCAGGAAGAGGCCCGGGGTGTGGAGAAGGAGAAGCCCAAGGCTCGATCTGAGGACACAGGCTTAGATGGTGTGGCAGCCCGCACCCCCATGGAGCATGTAACCCCAAAGCCAGAGCCACACCTAGCATCG CCCAAGCCCACGTGTATGGTGCCTCCAATGCCCCATAGCCCAGTGAGTGGAGATAgtgtggaggaagaggaggaggaagagaagaaggtgTGTCTGCCAGGCTTCACTGGCCTTGTCAATCTAGGCAACACCTGCTTCATGAACAGCGTCATTCAGTCTCTGTCCAATACTCGGGAACTGCGGGACTTCTTCCATG ACCGCTCCTTTGAGGCCGAGATCAACTATAACAACCCGCTGGGGACTGGTGGGCGTCTGGCCATCGGTTTTGCTGTGCTGCTCCGGGCACTGTGGAAGGGAACCCACCATGCCTTCCAGCCCTCCAAGTTGAAG GCCATTGTGGCGAGCAAAGCCAGCCAGTTCACAGGCTATGCACAGCATGATGCCCAGGAGTTCATGGCTTTCCTGCTGGATGGGCTGCACGAGGACTTGAACCGAATTCAGAATAAGCCCTACACAGAGACTGTGGACTCAGACGGGCGCCCTGATGAG GTGGTAGCTGAGGAAGCCTGGCAGCGGCACAAGATGAGGAATGATTCTTTCATCGTGGACCTATTTCAGGGCCAATACAAGTCGAAGCTGGTGTGCCCTGTGTGTGCGAAG GTCTCCATCACTTTTGACCCATTCCTGTACCTGCCGGTGCCCTTGCCGCAGAAGCAGAAGGTTCTCCCTGTCTTCTATTTTGCGCGGGAGCCCCATAGCAAGCCCATCAAG TTTCTGGTgagcatcagcaaggagaactcCAGTGCGAGTGAAGTGTTGGACTCCCTCTCTCAGAGTGTCCACGTGAAGCCTGAGAACCTGCGTCTGGCTGAG GTTATTAAGAATCGCTTCCACCGTGTGTTCTTGCCCTCCCACTCCCTGGACACTGTGTCCCCTTCTGACACGCTCCTCTGCTTTGAGCTGCTGTCCCCAGAGTTGGCTAAGGAGCGGGTAGTGGTGCTTGAAGTGCAACAG CGCCCCCAGGTGCCCAGCATCCCTATCTCCAAGTGTGCAGCCTGCCAGCGGAAGCAGCAGTCAGAGGATGAGAAGCTGAAGCGCTGTACCCGGTGCTACCGTGTGGGCTACTGCAACCA gcTCTGTCAGAAAACCCACTGGCCTGATCACAAGGGCCTCTGCCGCCCTGAGAACATTGGCTACCCCTTCCTGGTCAGTGTACCTGCCTCACGGCTCACTTATGCCCGTCTTGCTCAGCTGCTAGAGGGCTATGCCCG GTACTCTGTGAGTGTGTTCCAGCCACCCTTCCAGCCTGGCCGCATGGCCTTGGAGTCCCAGGGCCCTGGCTGCACCACAATGCTGTCCACTAGCTCCCTGGAGGCTGGGGACAGTGAGAGGGACCCTGTTCAGCCTCCTGAACTTCAGTTGGTGACCCCTGTGGCTGAAGGGGATACAGGGGTCCCCCGGGCATGGGCATCCCCTGATCGGGGCCCTGCACCCAGTACCAGTGGAGTTTCTTCTGAGATGCTGGCCAGTGTGTCTGCTGAAGTTGGCTCCTTGCCTGCTGGTGAGAGGGTGTCCCGGCCTGAAG CTGCCGTGCCCGGATACCAACACCCAAGTGAAGCCATGAATGCCCACACACCCCagttctttatctataaaattgaCGCATCCAACCGAGAACAGCGGCTAGAGGACAAAG GCGATAACCCCCTAGAGCTGGGTGAGGATTGCAGTCTGGCTCTAGTCTGGCGGAACAACGAGCGCCTGCAGGAGTTCGTGTTGGTAGCCTCCAAGGAGCTGGAATGTGCTGAGGACCCAGGCTCTGCTGGTGAGGCTGCCCGTGCTGGCCACTTCACTCTGGACCAGTGCCTGAACCTCTTCACGCGGCCTGAGGTGCTGGCACCTGAGGAGGCTTG GTACTGCCCACAGTGCAAACAACACCGTGAGGCCTCTAAGCAGCTGTTGCTGTGGCGCCTGCCGAATGTGCTCATTGTCCAGCTCAAGCGCTTCTCCTTTCGCAGCTTCATCTGGCGTGACAAGATCAACGacttggtggagttccctgttcG GAATCTGGACCTGAGCAAGTTCTGCATCGGTCAGAaagaggaacagctgcccagctaCGACCTGTATGCTGTCATCAACCACTATGGAGGCATGATTGGTGGTCACTACACTGCTTGCGCGCGCCTGCCCAATGACCGCAGCAGCCAGCGCAGCGACGTGG GCTGGCGCTTGTTTGATGACAGCACGGTGACAACGGTAGACGAGAGCCAGGTCGTGACGCGTTATGCCTATGTACTCTTCTACCGCCGGCGGAACTCTCCTGTGGAGAGGCCCCCCCGGGCAGGTCACTCAGAGCACCACCCCGACCTAGGCCCTGCAGCTGAGTCTGCTGCCAGCCAG GCTTCCCGGATTTGGCAGGAGCTGGAGGCCGAGGAGGAGCCAGTACCTGAGGGGCCTGCGCCCCTGGGTCCCTGGGGGCCCCAAGAATGGGTGGGCCCTCCACCACGTGGCCCTACCACACCAGATGAGGGCTGCCTCCGGTACTTTGTTCTGGGCACTGTGGCAGCTTTGGTGGCCCTCGTGCTCAACGTGTTCTATCCTCTGGTATCCCAGAGTCCCTGGAGATGA